From the Salvelinus alpinus chromosome 12, SLU_Salpinus.1, whole genome shotgun sequence genome, the window TGCAATGACCCTTAAAAAGATCTCAATCGGATCACAATGGctttgtttacacaggcagcccaattctgatattttttccactaattcatcttttgaccaatcacatcagatattttcacatcagatctttttcagagctggtcTGATtcgtcaaaagaccaattagcgAAAAAAATataagaattgggctgcctgtgtaaatgcagccaatGTGTCTTTTAATTGTCTACACCTGTGGACGAGATCAGGGGcgcatgttagcaccaggtataaacagggcttctCTGCTCTctatttgttttctctctctgcatctctctctcgcaAACCCTTTTCCTTCAGCCATCTAAAGCACTttctttttctcctcctctctctacatctctttcACAGTCTATGTGTGTACCCAGCAGACTCCTCCCTAAGTCCCAGCTTGGTTTGTTTCTCTGAGTTCTTGTAGACTGAAGCCACTCCAGAACTCCACTGTCAGAGATCACTCTACAACCAGGGAGTTTcagcaacacacacactacaaaagGTAAGATGGGACTATCTCAACACCTACCAGCTACTGTAGCCACTGCTTTCATGATGCATAGTATACAGCAACAGGCCGCCGAACACATTCAAAATGTTTATTACTATCCAAGGCTGCACAGATTCTTCTGCTTTTTCACTTTAAAAGTGCAGGGCAGATCACATTTGATGTGCTAGAAACTTAAAAGGGTAGAAGGGTAAAATAAGCTGTTGTAAGTAGGGAATTAATTACTGAGTAGCTTGATTGTGTGTGAAGATGATGACTGCAGCTTTTAGATCATGATGGATGACAGAACACATTGTTAGATGTCAAATCACCTAAATGTTTTGGCTGGCTACATTCATGGTTCTATTTCCTGAGCAGCTGCAGGAAAGGAGTCACAACTCAGGAAATTATGAGGAAATGATGAGTAATGTATGTGACCAGCTTCCTATGCAATGTGTTGCTCAAAATATTTTTTCAAAAGTGATATTCTCTGTCTAAAGCTGCCTGACCTGGTCAGTGACTAAGGTCATGAAGTGACTGCTAACATGTAGTTGAATTGCATTAACAtttggtaatttagcagacgctcttatccagagcaacttacatggacaattagggttaagtgccttgctcaaggacacatcgacagatttttcacctcgtCCACTCTGGGATTTGAAAAAGCGtcgtttcggttactggcccaatgcccttaaccactaggctaccacaaAATGAAGATAATTTCCTCTTTACTCAAATTGCTGATTAGCACCTTCTGTCTTGGTGACATATTTCAACAAGAGAGATTGAAGTACAGTACATTCATCCAACAGCAATTTATTTAAATTCAACAGTAGACTTGATAAGTTGGGTTAGGTCAAAGACTGTTCTGAGTGAGTGTTCTGGCACCTCCCTAGCCTCAGGATTAACTTTGAATTTCATGAAAAGGAGAATAAACAGTGAAAGTGCCTGCAGGTACCTTAGCCAAACCCAGCAGCAGTTTTAACTCTACGGCCATTCCTTTATCTTCATTTTGAGTACATTCCTAAAATACCATACATTTAGACGAAAGGGTATATACAGAGGATACCCAGGCTCTATTGTGTAAATACTGTATGTTCTCTCATTTGTAAATTTCTTGATTACATGACCAGAACCCTAGTTAGTCtagctggttgacttgaaaaaaaaaaaaaaaaattatggtcAAGTCACAAGGTCTGGAAAAACCTCACATTGTATACACAGCTTCAAGCATTCCTCCTACTGTAGGTCTCCTACCATCCAATGCGTGTCAGGAACTGTAGAAGTATACTTGCTTATTTATATGTAAGGAACTCCTCCCAGTCAGTGGGTGTCAAACAGAAGGAACCACATACCTCCCATTTCTATGTAAGGAACTAACACTCCACTAACTCTGCAGAATGCCTTTGGGAGGAGGAAATAAGTGTGGCTGCTGCCAGAAGACCGTGTACTTCGCTGAGGAAGTGCAGTGCGAGGGGAAATATTTCCACAAGTCCTGCTTTCTGTGCAGTAAGTGATCGTCGTGAGGTCATCACGTTCTTTCGTAAACCACATTGACTTGACTACTAATGTACCAATTATTCCGAGCTGACATTAAGAGCTCGGGATGGAATGTGAAGTATTTGGCACTCGGAGGAAGCGGAGCATCCAAAGGTTCTCGGTTCTCGCTAGCATGTCCTTATttggagagggagaaatggatGTGTCACAGGCCTTATATGGGAGAAAAGGTACCAGAGAGTGATCTGGCTCAGATGAGTGTTTGTTAGTTTGAGTTAACTATGCACCTCTCTCGCCCCCAGAGTCAGAACGTCAAATGTTACATCCCATAATGTCTTTGCAGTGACTCAGACTCTAAAGAGTCAAATGTCTGCAACTACATGGCCTGTTGCTGATAAACATAACACGAGATGACCTCTAATTGGAAGACTGTTAGTATTGGTGTGTAGCTTCTAAACTGCTTGTGTTGCTGATATGGCACAGCATTGACCAATCAGTCCAATGCCACTAAATCTGTCTGCCTCTCCCTGCCTAAAATATTCTGCTCTTAGTGGCATGTAAGAAGAACCTGGACAGCACAACGGTGGCCTGCCATGTGGATGAAATCTACTGCAAATCCTGCTACGGCAAGAAGTATGGGCCAAAAGGCTATGGCTTTGGTGGGGGAGCAGGCACCCTGAGCATGGACACGGGGGCACATCTTGGAATCAGACCTGAAGAGTAAGGAAGTAATCTTAGAGTTGTATGTACTCTCCATACCAATAGGTCTACCAGGGCTATTTCCACAGCACTGCTGATATTCATCATTCCCTTCTAATAAGGGACTGATTTAAAACCTGGGATAACATTacattaattaatcaatcaattagGGATAAAGGAAAAGCTGCAGACCTTGAGGCCTGACTTGAATGCTGTTCTATGTAGTTTAATCCTAACAAATCTAACCACAGTAAGCTGCATAGTGTTAGTCATTACATATCCAGTAAGACGGTCCGTTTGTTCATCAACAGGCAAGCAGCCCACCGCCCCACCAACAACCCCAACGCCTCAAAGTTGGCCACTAAGTTTGGTAGCTCAGATGTGTGCCCGCGCTGCGCCAAGGCTGTCTATTCTGCCGAGAAGGTGCTCGGAGGTGGAAATGTAAGTCAGAGTTTTGGGCTGATCCTGTTTTTTGGAAGGGGGAGAGCTACTTTATGGGTAATCTCTAACCCTGCTTCTCCTGAACATCATGGGGTGGTTCCCGGACACaggttaagcctagtcctggactaaaaagcacttttaatggagattctccattgagcttgcagtctagtccaggactaggcttaatctatgGCCGGGAAACCGCCTATATATTTAACAGTACTAATGGCCATACTGTATCAACGGCTGCGGTGGGTCAACGGAAATGCATGATTGGGGATATCTTATCTGTGTTCAAATACTGTAATGTGAAGGAGAAATACCAGTTATTGttgacatactgtatctgtgcagCCCAGTGCTGAGACAACACTTCTCCTAATCTGTCTTTTCCAGTCCTGGCACAAGAGCTGCTTCCGCTGTAGCAAGTGTGGGAAGGGGCTGGAATCAACCACTGTGGCTGACAAAGATGGTGAAATCTACTGTAAAGGTGGGTGTACTCTATTTCTGAACTTCTACTGTAACAGAATTTAAATAAAACTAGAGAAAATACAAATACTGTAGCGTCTTAtcaatttatgttcctttttgtATTTATATACATTATTATATCACGTATTTTACCTTTTCATCGACAGCATGTTATGCCAAGAACTTTGGTCCAAAGGGCTTTGGGTTCGGCCAGGGGGCAGGAGCTCTGGCACATGCTCAGTAGAGCTCAGGCCTCCTTGGACTCCTAAACATTTGACTGCAAATCCCTGGATTCCCCAGTCACCCTGTTTAATCCTGTCTCATTCCAGCTACTGGCAGAGGCTCAATAGCAACACACAGTGCAGTTTACCTATGTGCTTACCTTACCAGCGGCATTAGCTgctcatgttttgtttctaagaTCTGGCATTAATGAGGTTAATACTCTGCATGATACATTCTTTTGTAACCACTGAGAGAACCAAGACTTACCAGCTTGTTCATTTTGGCCTAATAAACTCCTTTTTGCAATTTGAATATACACCAAGTGAGTCAGTTTATTGACAGTAAGTTGGACACACCCTGGTTTTGTTTGGCAGTTGGTGAGTTTGCTTAACGGGGTCAATTATCAGAGGCAAAGTGAAAGACAAAAATCATAAAGTATTGTAGTCCAAGGCTATGAATTCTGAAGACTTGCATTGATCTTATCCTATGAGATATACTGTGCACATTAAAAGGTAACAAACTAAGAGAAAAAGGCATTGAATTAGATTATGGGATCATTGTTTGGGAAATAGGCTTGAATGACAACAGCACATCTGGCAACAAACAACCCGATTTTTAAAAAGtttggacatcagagcaaccTAGAGGGAGTCAGAAAAGGAGGTGCATATGATAGGTAAGCTATACAAAAACTTGCTGAGAGCATATCCTACTGACAATctcttaaaagaaaatgactatTGGAACCAACATTTAAGTT encodes:
- the LOC139535437 gene encoding cysteine and glycine-rich protein 1-like; translation: MPLGGGNKCGCCQKTVYFAEEVQCEGKYFHKSCFLCMACKKNLDSTTVACHVDEIYCKSCYGKKYGPKGYGFGGGAGTLSMDTGAHLGIRPEEQAAHRPTNNPNASKLATKFGSSDVCPRCAKAVYSAEKVLGGGNSWHKSCFRCSKCGKGLESTTVADKDGEIYCKACYAKNFGPKGFGFGQGAGALAHAQ